A genome region from Bacteroides stercoris ATCC 43183 includes the following:
- a CDS encoding iron-containing alcohol dehydrogenase has protein sequence MNNFVFYSPTEFVFGKDTEMQVGALAGKYGARKVMIVYGGGSVLRSGLLDRVKQSLQKAGIRYCEMGGVQPNPVDTKVYEGIEICRREQADLLLPVGGGSVIDTAKAIAAGVPYEGDFWDFFIGKAKVTEALKVAVVLTIPAAGSEGSGNSVITKVDTLQKLSLRVPELLRPVFSIMNPELTYTLPPFQTACGIADMMVHIMERYFTNTQDVEISDCLCEGTLTAIIKEAYRIKQNPGDYGARANIMWCGTIAHNGTCGVGCEEDWASHFLEHEVSAIYNVTHGAGLSVIVPAWMTFMAGHNPKKIARFANRVFGVPESEDLEEMALAGVSRLKHFFRFIGLPVNFKELGIENPDIDRLADSLHRNKGEFVGNYVKLTKQDSKEIYRLAL, from the coding sequence ATGAATAATTTTGTCTTTTACAGTCCTACCGAATTTGTATTCGGCAAGGACACGGAAATGCAAGTCGGTGCCTTGGCCGGTAAGTATGGGGCACGGAAAGTAATGATTGTGTATGGTGGCGGTTCCGTGCTGCGCAGCGGGTTGTTGGACAGAGTGAAGCAATCTTTGCAGAAAGCCGGTATTCGTTATTGCGAGATGGGGGGTGTGCAACCTAATCCGGTGGATACGAAGGTGTATGAGGGGATTGAAATTTGCCGTCGTGAACAGGCTGATTTACTGCTCCCGGTAGGAGGCGGTTCTGTAATTGATACAGCAAAGGCTATCGCTGCCGGTGTACCTTATGAGGGTGATTTTTGGGATTTCTTTATAGGTAAGGCGAAAGTGACGGAAGCATTGAAAGTTGCTGTTGTGCTGACAATTCCTGCTGCGGGTAGCGAGGGCTCGGGCAACTCGGTGATAACGAAAGTGGATACCCTGCAAAAGCTAAGCTTGCGTGTGCCGGAATTGTTGCGCCCTGTCTTTTCCATTATGAATCCGGAATTGACTTATACATTGCCGCCTTTTCAGACGGCTTGCGGCATTGCCGATATGATGGTGCATATCATGGAACGTTATTTTACTAATACGCAGGATGTGGAGATTAGCGACTGTCTTTGTGAAGGTACGCTGACAGCTATCATTAAAGAAGCTTATCGCATAAAACAAAATCCGGGAGATTACGGTGCGCGCGCCAATATTATGTGGTGTGGAACGATTGCTCATAACGGGACTTGTGGTGTGGGTTGCGAGGAAGATTGGGCTTCGCATTTTCTGGAACATGAAGTCAGTGCGATTTACAACGTTACGCATGGCGCCGGACTGTCTGTAATAGTTCCGGCATGGATGACTTTTATGGCCGGACATAATCCGAAAAAGATAGCCCGGTTTGCCAACCGTGTTTTCGGTGTTCCCGAATCGGAGGATTTGGAAGAGATGGCATTGGCGGGTGTGTCCCGTTTGAAACACTTTTTCCGTTTTATAGGGCTGCCGGTTAACTTTAAGGAACTGGGTATCGAGAATCCCGATATAGACCGCTTGGCGGATAGCCTGCATCGTAATAAGGGAGAGTTTGTGGGCAATTATGTGAAACTGACTAAACAGGACAGTAAGGAAATCTACCGTCTGGCACTGTGA